The proteins below are encoded in one region of Pseudomonas putida S13.1.2:
- a CDS encoding response regulator yields MLKPILLVEDNPRDLELTLLALERSQLANEVIVLRDGADALDYLLRRNAYAARDDGNPAVLLLDLKLPKVDGLEVLREVRATAELRSIPTVMLTSSREEPDLLRAYELGVNAYVVKPVDFKEFVAAISDLGVFWAVLNEPPPGSLRLNRRGSN; encoded by the coding sequence ATGCTCAAACCCATCCTGCTGGTCGAAGACAACCCCCGGGACCTGGAACTGACCCTGCTGGCCCTGGAGCGCAGCCAATTGGCCAACGAGGTCATCGTGCTGCGCGACGGCGCCGACGCACTTGACTACCTGCTACGCCGCAACGCCTATGCCGCACGCGATGACGGCAACCCTGCCGTGCTGCTACTGGACCTGAAACTGCCCAAGGTCGATGGCCTGGAAGTGCTCAGGGAAGTACGCGCCACTGCCGAACTGCGCAGTATCCCCACGGTGATGCTGACCTCCTCGCGGGAGGAGCCCGACCTGTTGCGCGCCTATGAACTTGGGGTCAACGCCTACGTGGTCAAGCCGGTGGATTTCAAGGAATTCGTCGCCGCCATCTCCGACCTCGGGGTATTCTGGGCAGTGCTTAACGAACCGCCACCCGGCTCACTGCGGCTGAACCGTCGCGGTAGCAATTGA
- a CDS encoding HPP family protein → MSASRSESRLQRLLPAPLNTSPKEWLRAGIGALLGLFLAGWLTSMAYGPGIALHLLGPLAASAVLVFAVHSGPLAQPWPVLGSYALAGAVGLAMRQGFGPELWVAAAALGMSILVMCLLRCLHPPGGGVAVSAVLADSGLTAMGDHLLEPILLNALILVSVAVIYNRLTGVRYPKGVAPRKDVHHTHDPLPSERVGIRGEDLDQALEELGEFVDVTRDELERIILATEQHALQRSLGGITAASVMSRDVQFATPDTTLEQAWKMLTSHHLKTLPVLEQGKLVGIVSLSDLVGPAMQRGRFSWRGLFGRKAVRMEQVMSRRVVSVSSQHPLERLLPLLCEQGLHCLPVLDADQLVGVITQTDLIAGLKRQLLSKAEASYNRVPAL, encoded by the coding sequence ATGTCTGCCTCGCGTTCCGAAAGCCGTCTGCAGCGCCTGTTGCCGGCGCCCCTGAATACCTCTCCAAAAGAATGGTTGCGTGCCGGAATCGGCGCGTTGCTCGGTTTGTTCCTGGCTGGCTGGCTGACCAGCATGGCCTATGGCCCCGGCATCGCCTTGCACCTGCTGGGCCCGCTGGCGGCCTCGGCAGTGCTGGTATTCGCCGTGCATTCCGGCCCATTGGCCCAACCTTGGCCGGTGCTGGGCAGCTACGCACTGGCGGGCGCGGTCGGCCTGGCCATGCGCCAAGGCTTCGGCCCGGAACTGTGGGTGGCGGCTGCGGCCTTGGGCATGTCGATCCTGGTCATGTGCCTGCTGCGCTGCCTGCACCCGCCAGGTGGCGGGGTGGCGGTGAGTGCAGTGCTGGCCGACTCAGGGCTGACCGCCATGGGTGACCACCTGCTTGAGCCAATTCTGCTCAATGCACTGATCCTGGTGAGCGTGGCGGTTATCTACAACCGCCTTACCGGGGTGCGCTACCCGAAAGGCGTAGCGCCGCGCAAAGATGTGCACCACACCCATGACCCACTGCCCAGTGAGCGGGTCGGCATCCGTGGCGAGGACCTGGACCAGGCTCTGGAAGAGCTGGGTGAGTTCGTCGATGTCACCCGTGACGAGCTGGAACGCATCATCCTCGCCACCGAGCAGCACGCCCTGCAGCGCAGCCTTGGCGGTATCACTGCGGCCTCGGTGATGTCGCGCGATGTGCAGTTCGCCACGCCTGACACCACGCTGGAGCAGGCCTGGAAAATGCTGACCAGCCATCACCTGAAAACCCTGCCGGTGCTGGAGCAGGGCAAGCTGGTGGGTATCGTCAGCCTCAGCGACCTGGTTGGCCCGGCGATGCAGCGTGGCCGCTTCAGCTGGCGCGGTCTGTTCGGCCGCAAGGCGGTGCGCATGGAGCAGGTGATGAGCCGGCGGGTGGTCAGTGTCAGCAGCCAACACCCGCTTGAGCGCCTGCTGCCGTTGCTGTGCGAGCAGGGCCTGCATTGCCTGCCGGTGCTCGATGCCGACCAGCTGGTGGGGGTGATTACCCAGACCGACCTGATCGCCGGCCTCAAGCGCCAGCTGCTCAGCAAAGCCGAGGCTTCATATAACCGGGTCCCAGCGTTGTGA
- a CDS encoding ATP-binding protein: protein MTADTTLAEAMERCAREPIHVPSSIQPHGFLLVLDPIDLCVLQASENVEHWLGLPARELIGCPFANLVRDGFDLHAQLARLPEDEVFPFHIGDVRLRQGAPYGNPLHLLVHGHDEVLIAEFEPPRLSPELAGQGDYYPLVRNFVGSLQLASSLEDLLQQTVVQLKRITGFGRVKAYRFDAEGNGQVLAEVADPGYPGYLGLCFPAADIPRQARELYRVNRIRVIEDANYQPSPLLPAINPRTGKALDMSFAALRSVSPVHLQYMRNMGTLASMSLSIVVDGELWGLVSCHHQQPRAVDLRTRTACELLASVLSLQIESRESHASTRKLLALRQHIVRMISSMADHDSVSDGLRDLPQVLLAFAGAQGAAVISAERCDLIGQTPPEAQVTALVHWLGQRGEDTVFHSDNVRRDIIDLPELATHAGGVLAVAISQIHSHYLLWFRPEQVRTVNWAGQPTKQVGPQGNLDPRHSFERWQEELRGYSEPWDPLVIEGVLELRTAVLGIVLRKAEELAQLAGDLRRSNKELEAFSYSVSHDLRAPLRHIAGYTELLGEMEGQGLSERGKRFLQHIGEAAHFAGTLVDNLLNFSQMGRSALRLSDVDLNALVEAIRSELAPDYEGRAIVWDIAPLPKVIGDPAFINMALRNLIANAIKYTRGRTPAHIGISAVQHPGETEICIRDNGVGFDMAYANKLFGVFQRLHRMEDFEGTGIGLASVRRIIERHDGRVWAEGQIDQGASFHFTLPRNTAT, encoded by the coding sequence ATGACTGCAGACACCACGCTGGCAGAAGCCATGGAGCGCTGTGCCCGGGAACCGATCCACGTGCCGAGCAGCATCCAGCCCCACGGTTTTCTACTGGTGCTGGACCCCATCGACCTGTGCGTGCTGCAGGCCAGTGAAAACGTTGAACACTGGTTGGGCTTGCCGGCCCGTGAACTGATCGGTTGCCCCTTCGCCAATCTGGTCCGCGATGGCTTTGACCTGCACGCGCAGCTTGCACGGCTGCCCGAAGATGAAGTCTTCCCCTTCCACATCGGCGACGTGCGCTTGCGCCAAGGTGCGCCCTACGGCAACCCGCTGCATTTGCTGGTGCACGGCCACGACGAAGTACTGATTGCTGAATTCGAACCGCCTCGCCTGTCGCCGGAGCTGGCCGGGCAAGGCGACTATTACCCGCTGGTGCGCAACTTTGTCGGCAGCCTGCAATTGGCCAGCAGCCTTGAAGACCTGCTGCAGCAAACGGTGGTGCAGCTCAAGCGCATTACCGGCTTTGGCCGGGTCAAGGCATACCGTTTCGATGCCGAGGGCAACGGCCAGGTACTGGCTGAGGTGGCCGACCCAGGCTACCCCGGTTACCTGGGCCTGTGCTTTCCGGCTGCAGACATCCCGCGCCAGGCGCGCGAACTGTACCGGGTCAACCGCATCCGCGTTATCGAGGATGCCAACTACCAGCCCTCGCCCCTGCTGCCGGCCATCAACCCGCGCACCGGCAAGGCACTGGACATGAGTTTCGCCGCGCTGCGCAGCGTCTCGCCGGTGCACCTGCAGTACATGCGCAACATGGGCACGCTGGCCTCGATGTCGCTCTCGATCGTGGTCGACGGCGAGCTGTGGGGGTTGGTGTCGTGCCACCACCAACAGCCGCGCGCGGTGGACCTGCGTACCCGCACGGCCTGCGAGTTGCTGGCCAGTGTGCTGTCGCTGCAGATCGAGTCCCGCGAGTCCCATGCCAGCACGCGCAAGCTGCTAGCGTTGCGCCAGCACATCGTGCGCATGATTTCGTCGATGGCCGATCACGACAGCGTCAGTGACGGCCTGCGCGACCTGCCCCAGGTGTTGCTGGCCTTTGCCGGTGCCCAGGGCGCCGCAGTCATCTCGGCCGAACGCTGTGACCTGATCGGCCAGACCCCACCTGAAGCCCAGGTGACTGCACTGGTGCACTGGCTTGGCCAGCGCGGCGAAGACACGGTGTTCCACAGCGACAACGTGCGCCGCGACATCATTGACCTGCCCGAGCTGGCCACCCATGCCGGTGGTGTATTGGCGGTAGCCATCTCGCAGATCCACTCGCACTACCTGCTGTGGTTCCGGCCCGAGCAGGTGCGCACGGTGAACTGGGCGGGCCAGCCGACCAAGCAGGTCGGGCCGCAGGGCAACCTCGACCCGCGGCACAGTTTCGAACGCTGGCAGGAAGAACTGCGCGGTTATAGCGAGCCTTGGGACCCGTTGGTGATCGAGGGCGTGCTGGAACTGCGCACCGCCGTGCTTGGCATCGTCCTGCGCAAAGCCGAAGAACTGGCACAGCTGGCCGGCGATTTGCGCCGCTCGAACAAGGAACTCGAAGCGTTTTCCTACAGTGTTTCCCATGACCTGCGCGCCCCCCTGCGGCACATCGCCGGCTACACCGAACTGCTTGGCGAAATGGAAGGCCAGGGCCTGAGCGAACGCGGCAAGCGCTTTCTGCAACATATCGGTGAAGCGGCGCACTTTGCCGGCACCCTGGTCGACAACTTGCTCAACTTCTCGCAGATGGGCCGCTCGGCCCTGCGCCTGTCCGACGTCGACCTGAACGCTCTGGTCGAAGCCATTCGCAGCGAGCTGGCCCCCGATTACGAAGGCCGCGCAATCGTTTGGGACATCGCCCCGCTGCCCAAGGTGATCGGCGACCCGGCGTTCATCAACATGGCGTTGCGCAACCTGATCGCCAATGCCATCAAGTACACACGCGGCCGTACACCGGCACACATCGGCATCAGTGCCGTACAGCATCCTGGCGAAACCGAGATCTGCATCCGCGACAATGGCGTGGGCTTCGACATGGCCTATGCCAACAAGCTCTTCGGCGTATTCCAGCGCCTGCACCGCATGGAAGACTTCGAGGGCACAGGGATTGGCCTGGCAAGTGTGCGCCGCATCATCGAGCGCCATGATGGCCGGGTCTGGGCCGAAGGCCAGATCGACCAGGGCGCAAGCTTCCACTTCACCCTCCCCCGAAATACTGCTACCTGA
- a CDS encoding hybrid sensor histidine kinase/response regulator — protein MQQTPLNLLMVEDSSMDAELTLMRLERSGLHVQSQLVFDHVGVEHALREARYDLILCDCVLPGSSGTEVLAIAQRLAPDTPFIFLSGIYGEEHAVEMIRLGATDYVLKKNLPLLPKAVRRALTEVQERQRRRRAEEALIDVEARARIAIDAAGMGTWDLRPQERLLLWDDRCKTLFGLPASTEMTLEVFYAGIYPDDLPLVREAVEHAMRPESGGRYRVEFRIAPPNGLEPRWLLSSGQSQFVDGQCVRFSGVLQDINTQRLATQALRQLNEMLGERVERRTRERDRAWELSQDLLAVLNKDLTPVALNPAWEASLGFSRERLSQTSLLHLLPEPDQELLLTELAALAHGRTSVRFVGRILHAGGQQRWLSWVVVPEDTLLYVVARDITSEREAALGLAEANARLREQINERERIEAALQQMQRLEAVGQLTAGVAHDFNNLLTVILTGASFLERDLAKADLDKARTRLTHIREAGERGAKLTSQLLAFSRRQRLEPVALNLNQTLAGLEELLRRTLGGNVSVRLDLDQALWQALTDPTQTEMIILNLAINARDAMPDGGQLTLTTRNTRIDSRPQRPEDPDPGEYVMLSIRDTGCGMSEDVLTKVFEPFFTTKDIGKGSGLGLAQVFGFAKQSGGGVRIDTAPGHGTQVAVYLPAVKDQAVSEPVVPMPSQSVSESGRNRTVLLVDDDHLVRDMLGDVLRQYGYQVRQAHSGEQALALLDNEIDLLLTDFAMPEFNGAQLALAAREGFPHLPVVFLTGYAELQGLELPGSVVIQKPVQGDELARVLNEMLGIAG, from the coding sequence ATGCAGCAAACACCATTGAACCTCCTGATGGTCGAAGACAGCTCGATGGACGCCGAGCTTACCCTCATGCGCCTGGAACGCAGCGGGCTGCATGTGCAGTCACAGCTGGTGTTCGACCATGTGGGTGTCGAACATGCCCTGCGTGAGGCCCGCTACGACCTGATCCTGTGCGATTGCGTGCTGCCGGGTTCGTCTGGCACGGAGGTGCTGGCCATCGCCCAGCGCCTGGCACCGGACACTCCGTTCATCTTCCTGTCCGGCATCTACGGCGAAGAGCACGCGGTGGAAATGATCCGCCTGGGCGCCACCGACTATGTATTGAAGAAAAACCTGCCACTGCTGCCCAAGGCCGTACGCCGGGCACTGACCGAAGTACAGGAACGCCAGCGCCGGCGCCGCGCCGAAGAGGCCCTGATCGATGTCGAAGCACGTGCGCGGATTGCCATCGACGCCGCCGGCATGGGCACCTGGGACCTGCGCCCGCAAGAGCGTCTGCTGCTCTGGGATGACCGCTGCAAGACCCTGTTCGGCCTGCCTGCCAGCACCGAAATGACCCTTGAAGTGTTTTACGCCGGTATCTACCCCGACGACCTGCCACTGGTACGTGAGGCGGTGGAACACGCCATGCGCCCGGAAAGCGGCGGCCGCTACCGGGTCGAATTTCGCATCGCGCCACCCAACGGCCTGGAACCGCGCTGGTTGCTCAGCAGCGGCCAGAGCCAGTTCGTCGATGGCCAGTGCGTGCGTTTTTCCGGCGTGCTGCAGGACATCAACACGCAACGCCTGGCCACCCAGGCGCTGCGTCAGCTAAACGAGATGCTGGGGGAAAGGGTCGAACGCCGCACCCGCGAACGCGACCGTGCCTGGGAGCTGTCGCAGGACCTGCTGGCCGTGCTGAACAAGGACCTGACCCCAGTCGCACTCAACCCCGCCTGGGAAGCCAGCCTGGGCTTCTCTCGCGAGCGCCTGAGCCAAACGTCGTTGCTGCACCTGCTGCCCGAGCCCGACCAGGAACTGCTGCTGACCGAACTGGCTGCCCTCGCCCATGGCCGTACCAGTGTACGTTTCGTCGGCCGCATCCTGCATGCCGGCGGCCAGCAGCGCTGGCTATCGTGGGTGGTGGTGCCGGAAGACACCCTGCTGTATGTGGTGGCACGCGACATCACCAGCGAGCGCGAAGCCGCCCTGGGCCTGGCAGAAGCCAACGCCCGCCTGCGCGAACAGATCAACGAACGCGAGCGCATCGAGGCGGCGCTGCAGCAGATGCAGCGGCTCGAAGCCGTCGGTCAGCTGACCGCTGGCGTAGCCCACGACTTCAACAACCTGCTGACGGTGATCCTCACCGGCGCCAGTTTCCTTGAGCGCGACCTGGCCAAGGCCGACCTGGACAAAGCGCGCACGCGCCTCACCCACATCCGCGAAGCAGGCGAGCGTGGCGCCAAGCTGACGTCGCAGCTGCTGGCCTTCTCGCGCCGCCAGCGCCTGGAGCCGGTTGCGCTCAACCTCAACCAGACCCTGGCCGGCCTGGAAGAGCTGTTGCGCCGCACCCTGGGTGGCAACGTCTCAGTGCGCCTGGACCTGGACCAGGCCCTGTGGCAGGCACTGACCGACCCCACCCAGACCGAGATGATCATCCTCAACCTGGCGATCAACGCCCGCGATGCCATGCCTGACGGCGGCCAGCTGACCCTGACCACCCGCAACACCCGCATCGATAGCCGCCCGCAACGCCCGGAAGACCCTGACCCGGGCGAGTACGTGATGCTGAGCATCCGCGATACCGGCTGCGGCATGAGCGAAGACGTGCTGACCAAGGTGTTCGAGCCGTTCTTCACCACCAAGGACATCGGCAAGGGCTCGGGCCTGGGCCTGGCCCAAGTGTTCGGCTTCGCCAAGCAGTCCGGGGGAGGCGTGCGCATCGACACCGCGCCTGGCCACGGCACCCAGGTGGCGGTGTACCTGCCCGCAGTAAAGGACCAGGCCGTGAGCGAGCCGGTGGTACCGATGCCCAGCCAGTCGGTGAGCGAAAGCGGCCGCAACCGCACGGTGCTGCTGGTGGATGATGACCATCTGGTGCGTGACATGCTGGGCGACGTGCTGCGCCAGTATGGCTACCAGGTGCGTCAGGCGCACAGCGGCGAACAGGCATTGGCGTTGCTGGACAACGAGATCGACCTGCTGCTTACCGACTTCGCCATGCCGGAATTCAACGGCGCGCAACTGGCGCTGGCGGCCCGCGAAGGGTTCCCGCATCTGCCGGTGGTGTTCCTGACTGGCTATGCAGAGTTACAGGGGCTGGAGTTGCCGGGCAGCGTGGTGATCCAGAAGCCAGTGCAGGGGGATGAGCTGGCGAGGGTGCTGAACGAGATGCTGGGCATTGCCGGGTAA
- the zapE gene encoding cell division protein ZapE, producing the protein MSAWIPAPLRQLGQRLRGAPANQSELLDWFEDKARSRGYQLSNDQRRVIHSMAEQLALLEQGQPRSLYLYGSVGRGKSWLLDGFFQAVPVEAKRRLHFHDFFARLHQGMHRHRALDDALGATLDELVGGCQVLCFDEFHVHDIGDAMLLTRLFNALFARGVFLLVTSNYAPEGLLPNPLYHERFLPVIRLINGRMQVLEVGGDTDFRSLPANREHQRFTQGHYVWPGTAAQRQALGVPHEQPVMLEVNKRPLRAQAIDGRRVVLGFDDLCEKATAVIDYLALAQQYDEWIIDGLDDLAECSLAAQQRFVNLVDVLYDQDRQVTVIGKRPLEESLGGPLADLMRTRSRLGQLHQVAP; encoded by the coding sequence GTGTCTGCCTGGATCCCTGCCCCACTGCGCCAGCTTGGCCAGCGCCTGCGCGGCGCGCCCGCCAACCAGAGCGAACTGCTCGACTGGTTCGAGGACAAAGCCCGAAGCCGGGGTTACCAGCTGAGTAATGACCAGCGACGGGTGATCCACAGCATGGCCGAACAACTGGCGCTGCTCGAACAAGGCCAGCCGCGCAGCCTGTACCTGTACGGCTCGGTGGGGCGCGGCAAGAGCTGGCTGCTGGATGGGTTCTTCCAGGCGGTGCCGGTCGAGGCCAAGCGCCGCCTGCATTTTCATGACTTCTTTGCCCGCCTCCACCAGGGCATGCACCGCCATCGGGCGCTGGACGATGCGCTGGGGGCGACCCTCGACGAACTGGTGGGTGGCTGCCAGGTGCTGTGCTTCGACGAATTCCACGTGCATGACATCGGCGATGCCATGCTGCTTACCCGCCTCTTCAACGCCCTGTTCGCACGCGGCGTGTTTCTGCTGGTGACCTCCAACTATGCGCCCGAAGGGCTATTGCCCAACCCGCTGTACCACGAGCGCTTCCTGCCGGTGATCCGCCTGATCAACGGGCGCATGCAGGTTCTGGAAGTGGGTGGCGACACCGACTTCCGCAGCTTGCCGGCCAACCGCGAGCACCAGCGTTTTACCCAAGGCCACTATGTATGGCCAGGGACGGCAGCCCAGCGCCAGGCGCTGGGCGTGCCGCACGAGCAGCCGGTAATGCTTGAGGTGAACAAACGCCCCCTGCGCGCACAGGCCATCGATGGCCGGCGGGTGGTGCTTGGCTTTGACGATTTGTGTGAAAAGGCCACGGCGGTGATCGACTATCTGGCGCTGGCGCAGCAGTACGATGAATGGATCATCGATGGGCTGGATGACCTGGCGGAGTGTTCGCTGGCGGCCCAGCAGCGCTTCGTCAACCTGGTGGATGTGTTGTATGACCAGGACCGACAGGTGACAGTGATTGGCAAACGGCCGCTGGAAGAGAGCCTGGGCGGGCCGCTTGCCGACCTGATGCGTACCCGCAGCCGGCTGGGGCAACTGCACCAGGTAGCCCCCTAG
- a CDS encoding LysR family transcriptional regulator — MDIEQARTFLEIVRCGSLVAAAERLFVSQTAITARVQRLEQQLGCQLFVRSRNGASLTSDGEAFVSYANQLVQTWEAARRDLPLPEGCQQVLHVGGEVSLGNPMMLDWVSALHRELPSHAIRSEVSDGESLLRKVEMGLLDAALVYQPTYGPGLQVEQLMEEKLIRVRRVDQPEPYIYIDWGEAFRRQHDAALPDCARPALSFNLGPLALQFILDQGGSGYFRTRVVQAYLDSGVFERVPQAPEFTYPTFLVYPRKRDSEALQQAFAILRRLVAAGASDWSQRWDPVI, encoded by the coding sequence ATGGATATCGAACAGGCCCGAACCTTCCTGGAAATCGTACGTTGCGGCAGCCTGGTCGCCGCCGCCGAACGCCTGTTCGTGTCACAAACGGCAATTACCGCCCGGGTGCAGCGCCTGGAGCAGCAACTGGGCTGCCAGCTGTTCGTGCGCAGCCGCAACGGCGCCAGCCTGACCAGCGATGGCGAGGCATTCGTCAGTTATGCCAACCAGCTGGTACAAACCTGGGAAGCGGCGCGTCGTGACCTGCCGCTACCCGAGGGCTGCCAGCAAGTGCTGCATGTGGGCGGTGAAGTGAGCCTGGGCAACCCGATGATGCTCGACTGGGTCAGTGCCCTGCACCGTGAACTGCCCAGCCATGCCATCCGCAGCGAAGTGAGCGACGGCGAATCGCTGCTGCGCAAGGTCGAAATGGGTTTGCTGGACGCCGCGCTGGTGTACCAGCCGACCTACGGGCCGGGCCTGCAGGTGGAACAGTTGATGGAAGAGAAGCTGATCCGCGTGCGCCGGGTCGACCAGCCAGAGCCCTATATCTACATCGACTGGGGCGAGGCCTTTCGCCGCCAGCACGATGCCGCCCTGCCCGACTGCGCCCGCCCAGCGCTCAGTTTCAACCTGGGCCCACTGGCCTTGCAGTTTATTCTCGACCAGGGCGGCAGCGGTTACTTCCGCACGCGGGTGGTGCAGGCGTACCTGGACAGCGGCGTGTTCGAACGGGTGCCGCAGGCGCCGGAATTCACCTACCCGACCTTTCTGGTGTACCCACGCAAACGCGACAGCGAAGCCCTGCAACAGGCCTTCGCCATCCTGCGCCGGCTGGTAGCCGCCGGCGCCAGCGACTGGTCACAACGCTGGGACCCGGTTATATGA
- a CDS encoding propionyl-CoA synthetase: protein MSYQHSYAHSISDPAAFWAEQAEHLAWHRKPGLTLQENADGTHRWFADGRLNSCYLALDHQIEQGRGEQLALIYDSPVTGVQQAYTYNQLRDEVARLAGLLRQLGVQKGDGVIIYMPMVPQAAMAMLACARIGAVHSVVFGGFAANELALRIDDARPTLLLTASCGLEFDKEIAYKPLVDRALQLARHQPRNVLVLQRPQVQAELQSGRDLDWQAALAGAQPVPPVELDAGDPLYIMYTSGTTGKPKGIVRENGGNAVALCYAMRHIYGMQAGDVWWGISDVGWVVGHSLIVYGPLMSGCTTVFYEGKPIRTPDASAYWRVVEQYKVNALFCAPTAMRAIRKEDPEGELIRQHDLSSLRQLFLAGEKLDSSTYEWLERVTGKPVHDHWWQTETGWPVTAPCVGLEGSAAKPGSSNRAVPGYHVRVVDDEGHLLGPNHQGSIVIALPLPPGCSQTLWGDHERYVQAYLRTYPGYYHTGDGGFLDDDGFVYIMGRTDDVINVSGHRLSTGEMEDLVACHPAVAECAVIGVHDEIKGQVPLALVVLKDGEGIAEAQLLVDLVGSVREAIGPLACFNRVRLVKRLPKTRSGKILRAVLRKIADGQDYVPPSTLDDPAVLGEIEAVLADLPRAG, encoded by the coding sequence ATGAGCTACCAGCACAGCTACGCCCATTCCATTTCCGACCCTGCCGCGTTCTGGGCGGAACAGGCCGAGCACCTGGCCTGGCACCGCAAGCCTGGCCTGACCCTGCAAGAAAACGCCGACGGTACCCACCGCTGGTTCGCCGATGGCCGCCTGAACAGTTGCTACCTGGCCCTCGATCACCAGATCGAGCAGGGCCGTGGCGAGCAGTTGGCGCTGATCTACGATTCGCCAGTCACCGGCGTGCAGCAGGCCTATACCTACAACCAGTTGCGCGACGAAGTGGCGCGCCTGGCCGGTTTGCTGCGCCAGCTAGGGGTGCAAAAGGGCGACGGGGTGATCATCTACATGCCCATGGTGCCGCAAGCGGCCATGGCCATGCTGGCCTGCGCGCGGATTGGCGCGGTGCATTCGGTGGTGTTCGGCGGCTTTGCCGCCAACGAGCTGGCCTTGCGCATCGATGACGCCCGGCCCACGCTGCTGCTGACGGCCTCCTGCGGGTTGGAATTCGACAAGGAGATCGCCTACAAACCGCTGGTGGACCGCGCCCTGCAACTGGCCCGGCACCAGCCGCGCAATGTGCTGGTGCTGCAACGGCCGCAGGTGCAGGCTGAACTGCAGTCAGGCCGCGACCTGGACTGGCAGGCAGCCCTGGCCGGCGCCCAGCCGGTGCCACCGGTGGAGCTGGATGCCGGCGACCCGCTGTACATCATGTACACCTCAGGCACCACCGGCAAACCCAAGGGCATCGTCCGGGAAAACGGCGGCAATGCTGTGGCGCTGTGCTATGCCATGCGCCATATCTACGGTATGCAGGCCGGCGACGTGTGGTGGGGCATTTCCGATGTCGGGTGGGTGGTCGGCCATTCATTGATCGTCTATGGGCCGCTGATGAGCGGCTGTACCACGGTGTTCTACGAAGGCAAGCCGATCCGCACCCCGGACGCCTCGGCCTACTGGCGGGTGGTGGAGCAATACAAGGTCAACGCGCTGTTCTGTGCGCCCACCGCCATGCGTGCCATCCGCAAGGAAGACCCGGAGGGCGAGTTGATCCGCCAGCACGACCTCAGCTCGCTGCGCCAGCTGTTCCTGGCAGGTGAGAAGCTCGATTCCAGCACGTATGAATGGCTGGAGCGGGTCACTGGCAAACCGGTGCACGACCACTGGTGGCAGACCGAGACCGGCTGGCCGGTCACCGCGCCCTGTGTGGGGCTGGAAGGCAGTGCGGCAAAGCCGGGCTCAAGCAACCGGGCGGTACCGGGCTACCACGTGCGTGTGGTGGATGACGAGGGGCACTTGCTGGGCCCCAACCACCAGGGCTCGATCGTCATCGCCTTGCCACTGCCACCCGGGTGCAGCCAGACCCTGTGGGGCGACCACGAGCGTTACGTACAGGCTTACCTGCGCACCTACCCGGGGTATTACCACACCGGCGACGGCGGCTTTCTGGACGATGACGGTTTTGTCTACATCATGGGGCGCACGGATGACGTGATCAACGTGTCCGGGCACCGGCTGTCCACCGGCGAAATGGAGGACCTGGTGGCCTGCCACCCGGCAGTGGCCGAGTGTGCGGTAATTGGCGTGCACGATGAAATCAAGGGGCAAGTGCCGTTGGCGCTGGTTGTGCTCAAGGACGGCGAGGGCATTGCCGAGGCGCAGTTGCTGGTGGACCTGGTGGGGAGCGTGCGCGAGGCGATTGGCCCGCTGGCCTGTTTCAACCGGGTTCGGCTGGTGAAGCGGTTGCCCAAGACCCGCTCGGGGAAAATCTTGCGCGCGGTGCTGCGCAAGATTGCCGATGGGCAGGACTATGTGCCGCCTTCGACCCTGGATGACCCGGCGGTGCTTGGGGAGATCGAAGCGGTGCTGGCGGATTTGCCCAGGGCGGGTTGA